The Anopheles merus strain MAF chromosome 2L, AmerM5.1, whole genome shotgun sequence genome has a segment encoding these proteins:
- the LOC121593329 gene encoding E3 ubiquitin ligase RNF157 has translation MGLFASRQNATVEETDVSLNHLYKYPPRSGNYFGTHFIMGGERFDTPQPEAYLFGENADLNFLGSKPTPFPYPPPQATEPTKTLKSLVNIRKESVRFVKVLDAGGNGVVKPAGGDQVAKPNPATTTTTTTNGTISNGYNIEFIFDADSPCHITIYYFCIEDIGPGGSNYISRDSSMTSETFHFQRGVNQLFSAPHHIIYPALYAEENLSYSPDKDTFPVVIHCVVGEATTGGGNSAVANSNTTTVTTITNNNSALTAGVASDGGGDSGGAGPGSRQSHATICVIDHHSDGTYALRALKQKIFVDGLYYLLQEIYGIENKLANKTVTDEETEDNGSECVICMCDTRDTLILPCRHLCLCNSCADSLRYQANNCPICRAPFRALLQIRAVQKEGAGGGGGLPCGGSTPAAQNSADSADNIPAGYKTISLIEALNGPTVAMKAINGSTDSTAGTENGSENNRSTENGFGFRNKMTKSSTDHSSNGELANGSIVSEKSSSDIRMHLLASDETNAIAEAGSGGATVGGIANPTTVCTKKELLSKHSPLMQRAPISKDKNPREKGSLHRIGNSGTNGSNGGVLVSSKSKSPSDRTIGFHLVHEKPAAPGAALVGKMPDSKLTDLTENDDDSEAEKLSPLLRKSDSYDAGSKLGDMAMKKLLIGGSGTIGEPVNEKTSPSAVITELLKGAIIGSDDIGVEGGGVEMGLVGGNRGAGGAIISIVTDDSEDFYTPEDPPATSPLKSIDDDDDELPKLAEIDTGRKMLVAAATTAPGANHGSAPPAALSVLKEEFSQGSLPDSPISGNSQTSTRSSSDSYSSSSSTRQLLSSGAVLNDTPTHVLSSCDSTANGHSSVSKAAECGIESD, from the exons ATGGGTCTGTTTGCAAGCAGACAGAATGCCACCGTCGAGGAAACGGACGTGAGCCTGAACCATCTGTACAAGTATCCACCCCGGTCGG GCAACTACTTCGGAACGCATTTCATCATGGGTGGTGAAAGGTTCGATACTCCCCAGCCGGAAGCGTACTTATTTGGCGAGAATGCTGATTTGAACTTTTTAGGTTCCAAGCCAACCCCC TTCCCTTACCCACCGCCACAAGCGACAGAACCGACGAAAACGCTGAAAAGTCTTGTCAACATTCGCAAAGAGTCGGTGCGCTTTGTGAAGGTGCTGGACGCGGGTGGCAACGGTGTCGTCAAGCCGGCTGGGGGCGATCAAGTTGCAAAGCCCAACcccgcgacgacgacgacgacgacaaccaACGGTACCATTAGCAATGGCTACAACATCGAGTTCATCTTCGACGCCGATTCGCCCTGCCACATCACTATCTACTACTTCTGCATCGAGGACATCGGGCCAGGCGGATCGAATTACATTTCGCGCGATTCCTCCATGACGTCGGAAACGTTCCACTTCCAGCGGGGCGTCAATCAGCTGTTCTCGGCCCCGCACCACATCATCTACCCGGCACTGTACGCGGAGGAAAACCTGTCCTACAGCCCGGACAAGGATACGTTCCCCGTCGTCATCCACTGTGTCGTCGGTGAGGCGACAACCGGTGGTGGCAACAGTGCGGTGGCtaacagcaacaccaccaccgttaccaccattaccaacaacaacagtgcgCTCACTGCCGGCGTAGCGAGCGACGGTGGCGGCGATAGTGGTGGGGCCGGCCCGGGCAGCCGTCAGTCGCATGCCACGATCTGCGTAATCGATCACCATTCCGACGGGACGTACGCGCTGCGTGCGCTGAAGCAGAAGATCTTCGTCGACGGGCTGTACTATCTGCTGCAGGAGATCTACGGCATCGAGAACAAGCTGGCGAACAAAACGGTCACGGACGAGGAGACGGAGGACAACGGGAGCGAGTGCGTCATCTGCATGTGCGACACGCGCGACACACTGATACTGCCCTGCCGGCATCTGTGCCTGTGCAACTCGTGCGCGGACTCGCTGCGCTATCAGGCGAACAACTGTCCGATCTGCCGGGCACCGTTCCGTGCGCTGCTGCAGATCCGGGCCGTGCAGAAGGAGGGTGCCGGTGGCGGGGGCGGCTTACCGTGTGGTGGCAGTACACCGGCGGCACAGAATTCGGCCGAC AGCGCTGATAACATTCCGGCCGGTTACAAGACCATATCACTGATCGAAGCACTGAACGGCCCGACAGTTGCAATGAAAGCGATCAACGGCAGCACCGACTCAACCGCTGGCACCGAAAATGGTAGCGAGAATAATCGG AGCACCGAGAATGGTTTCGGATTCCGCAACAAAATGACCAAGTCATCCACCGATCATAGCAGCAACGGTGAGCTCGCCAACGGAAGCATCGTTTCGGAAAAGTCGTCCTCCGACATCCGGATGCATTTACTAGCTTCCGATGAAACGAACGCCATCGCCGAGGCCGGTTCCGGCGGAGCGACAGTCGGCGGCATAGCGAACCCCACCACCGTCTGCACGAAAAAGGAGCTGCTCTCGAAACACTCGCCCTTGATGCAGCGAGCACCGATCAGCAAGGACAAGAACCCGCGCGAAAAGGGCAGTCTGCACCGAATCGGAAACAGCGGCACGAACGGGTCGAACGGTGGCGTTTTGGTTTCATCCAAATCGAAATCACCCTCCGACCGCACGATCGGGTTCCATCTGGTGCACGAGAAACCGGCAGCGCCCGGGGCAGCGCTGGTGGGCAAAATGCCCGACTCGAAGCTCACCGATCTGACGgaaaacgacgacgacagtGAGGCGGAAAAGCTTTCCCCACTGCTGCGCAAATCGGACAGCTACGATGCGGGCAGCAAGCTCGGAGACATGGCGATGAAGAAGCTGCTGATCGGTGGCTCGGGAACCATTGGTGAGCCGGTGAATGAGAAAACATCGCCCTCCGCTGTGATAACGGAGCTGCTGAAGGGTGCCATCATCGGGAGCGATGATATCGGCGTGGAGGGCGGAGGCGTTGAGATGGGACTGGTCGGAGGGAACAGGGGCGCCGGTGGTGCAATTATATCGATCGTGACCGACGATTCGGAGGACTTCTACACGCCCGAAGATCCACCGGCAACCAGCCCACTGAAATCGatcgacgatgacgacgacgagctgCCCAAGCTGGCCGAGATAGATACAGGCCGGAAAATGCTTGTAGCTGCTGCTACCACCGCCCCCGGAGCTAACCATGGCTCAGCGCCGCCAGCGGCACTCTCCGTACTGAAGGAAGAGTTCTCGCAGGGATCACTGCCGGACAGCCCGATAAGTGGCAATTCGCAAACGTCGACGCGCAGCTCGAGCGACAGCTACTCGTCCAGCTCCAGCACCCGGCAACTGCTGTCGTCCGGTGCGGTACTCAACGACACACCGACGCACGTGCTGAGCTCGTGCGATTCAACGGCGAACGGGCACAGCAGCGTATCGAAAGCGGCCGAGTGCGGCATAGAGAGTGATTAA